CTCGCCGTCCTCGACCCGGGCGTGCGGGTGGTGATGCTCATGTCGCAGTGCTTCTCCGGGTCGTTCGCGCACGTCGTCCACCCGGATGCCGACGCGACGCCCGTCGGCAACGTGTGCGGCTATTTCTCGACCACCGCCGACCGGCGCGCGTACGGCTGCTATCCCGAGAACCGCGGCAAGGACGGCATCGGCCACTCGCATCATTTCCTCGAGGCGGTCGCGGGCCTCGACCGCTTCCCGGCCGCCGAGCGCAGCGTGCTCGTCACCGATCGGACCCCGGACATCCCGAACACCACGCTGGACGTATTTCTCGCGGCGCGGCTCGCCAAGGCCGCGCACGCGGCCGGCGGGCAGGGCGCGACGTCGGGCGCGGCGCCTGTGCGCGCGGCGAATCCCGGCGCGGCTCCAGAAGCGCCGGACGCGACCGCCTCGCCGTCGCCGGTGCCCGACGAGGCGACGACCGTCTACGCCGACGAGCTCCTCGCCGAGGCGTGGCGCGATCGGGGCGCGTGGGAGCCGGACCTCCGCCTGCTCGACCGCATCGGCGCGAGCTTCGGCACCTTCAGCCCGCGCTCGCTCGGCGAGCTCGAGGAGCAGGCGCGCGTGCTTCCCGAGTTCTCGAGCCGCCTCGCGACCTATGCCGAGCGCTGGAACCAGGCGTTCGACGCGCTGAAGATCGAGATCGTGCGCGAGTTCGTCCGCGAGCATCCGGCGTGGAAGACGCGCCTCGAAGGCCCGGCGGTGAAGAGCCTCGACGCCGACGGGCGGCGCAAGACGCTGCACGACCTCCTCGCCGACCTCGTGCCCTTCGCGAGCGCCGATTCCGCGCGCCATGCCCGCCTGAAGCTCCTGAAGCGCAAGGCCGCCGACGCGTCGGCCGCGAGCTATCGCGCCGAGGTGCGGCTCGGAGCGGTGCTGCGCCTGCGCACCCACCTCACGAGCATGGCCGGCCGCGTCTACATGACGACGCGCGCGACGCCCGAGGAGCGCGCCTCCTACGAGCGGCTCGCGGCGTGCGAGGACCTGGCGCTCGGCGGAAAGGTCGACGCCGACGCGCCCGCCGCGCTCGCGTCGGGCGAGAGCTTCCCGCCGCTCGCCGAGGAGCGCCGCCTCGTCGAGGAGCTCATGCCCGCGTACATGGGCATCTACTTCCGGCCGCTCGATGCGACGCAGCGCAAGAAGTGGAGCACGAGCGAGGGCGCGGTCGCGGTCATGACCGTGAATCCGGACTCGCCCGCCAAGGCGGCGGGGCTGCAAGTGGGCGACGTGATCCTCGGCCCGCCGGGGGCGCCCTTTACGGAACCGACGCAGGTCCGCGAGTGGACCATGCGGAGCGAGATCGGCGTCGACTACGAGCTCGCGACGCTGCGCGACGGGGTGGCGCGCACGGTGACGCTCCGCCCCGGCCCGTATCCACTCGAGCTGCCGAAGCTGCCGGGGCCGCCGAAGGTCGGCAGCCTCGCGCCGACGATGGACCTCGACGTCATCCGCGGCGAGGACCAGCTCGCCAAGGACCGTCCCGACCTCCTCTATTTCTGGGCGACCTGGTGCGTGATCTGCAAGCACGCGCTTCCCGAGATCATGGCCTACGCCAAGGAGCGCCATGCCGATCTGATCGCGATCACCGACGAGGACCCGGAGCTGGTGCGGCGCTTCCTCGCCGATCAGAAGGAGCCGTTCCCGGAGATCGTCGCGATCGACAAGCACCGCGTCACCTTCCAGGGCTACGGCGTGAGCGGCACGCCGAGCTTCGTGATCGTCGATCCCGACGGCGTCGTGCGCCTCTACCAGACCGGCTACACGCTCGACGGCGGTCTGCACGTCGACGGCTGGACGTTCGACGGTCGGAAGCGCGCGGCGGCGGAGTCGCCCGCGCCGGCGCCGGCCAGGAAGCCGTAGCGCCGCGCGCCGCATGACGCCGCGGGCGGAATACGAGGCGCGCCTGCGGGCGCGACGCAGCGAGCGCGCCGCGCTGGCGGCGCGGATCGAGCGCGTGTCGTACCTCCGCATGGCGGCGTTCGGCGCCGGCCTCGTCCTGCTCTTCCTCGCGTTCGACTTCCGCCTCGTGCCGCGCTGGCTCGTCTGGCTGCCGGCGATCGGGTTCGCGGGGCTCGTCGTCGCACACCAGCGGGCCCGCCGCGCCGAGCGCCGCGTCGCGCGCGCCGTGCGCTTCTACGAGCTCGGCGTGGCGCGTCTCGACCACGCGTTCGCGGGGCAGGGGGTGGCGGGCGAGCGCTTCCTCGATCCCGCGCATCCCTACGCCGCGGATCTCGATCTCTTCGGACGCGGCTCGCTCTTCGAGCTGCTCTGCACGGCGCGGACGCAGGCGGGCGAGGAGACGCTCGCGCGCTGGCTGCTCACGCCGGCGGCGCCGGCCGAGGTGCGCGCTCGGCAGCACGCGGTCGGCGAGCTGCGCGCGCGCCTCGACCTCCGCGAGGCGATCACGCTCCTCGGCGAGGACGTTCGCGGCGTCGTCGACCCGGCGGCGCTCGCGGCGTGGGCGACGGCCGCGCCGTGGCGTCCGGCGGCGCTCGAGCGCGGGCTCGCGGCGGCGCTGCCGGTGCTCACCTGCGCCGCCGTGGCGGCGTGGGACCTCGGAGCGCTCGGACCGTGGCCGATGCTCCTCGCCGGCGCGGCGCAGATCGCCTTCGCGCTGCGGATGCGCGCGCGGGTGCTGCCCGCCATCCGCCACGCCGCGCAGCCGGCCGTGCATCTGGCGCTCCTCGCCGATCTCCTCGCCGAGCTCGAGCGCGCGACGTTCGAGGCGCCCGGGCTCGTCGCGCTCCGCACGGCGATCACGAGCGCCGGCGAGGCGCCGTCGCGGCGCATCGCGCGCCTGCAGCGGCTCGTGAACCTCCTCGACGCGCACCGCAACCAGGTGTTCGCGATCGTGTCGTTCGCCCTCCTCTGGCGCACGAACTTCGCCCTCGCGATCGAGTCGTGGCGCGCCGAGTCGGGGCCGGCGGTGCCGCGCTGGCTCGCCGCGATCGGCGAGCTCGAAGCGCTCCTCGCGCTCGCGAGCCACGCGTTCGAGCACCCGGACGATCCGTTCCCGGAGCTCGTTGCTGCGTTTCCGCGCTTCGACGGCGCCGGGATCGGCCACCCGTTGATCCCGGAGGAGCGTTGCGTGCGGAACGACCTCCACCTCGACGATGGGTGTCGGGTGCTGATCGTGAGCGGCTCCAACATGTCGGGCAAGAGCACGCTGCTCCGGACGGTCGGCGTGAACGTCGTCCTCGCGCTCGCCGGCGCCCCGGTCCGCGCCCGCCGGCTCGTGCTCACGCCGTTCGCCGTCGGCGCGGCGATCCGCATCACCGACTCGCTGCAGGACGGGACGTCGCGCTTCTACGCCGAGGTGAAGCGCCTGAGCCGGATCGTCGACCTCGGCGCCGGGCCGTTGCCGCTTCTCTTCCTCCTCGACGAGATCCTGAGCGGCACCAACTCGCACGACCGCGCGATCGGCGCGGAGGCGATCGTGAGGACGCTCGCCGCGCGCGGCGCGCTCGGACTCGTCACGACGCACGACCTCGCCCTCGCGCGCATCGCCGACGGCCTCGGCGCGCCCGCCGCCAACGTCCACTTCGAGGACCACCTCGAGGACGGGCAGATGTGCTTCGACTACACGATGCGCCCGGGGGTCGTGACCAGGAGCAACGCGCTCGCCCTCATGCGCGCGGTCGGCCTCGAGGTGTGAGCGCGACGGACATCGCCGATGATGTCATTCGTTTCAGGCGAGCGTTTCGGGCTGCCCGAAGCAGCTCGAACACGGACAGGCCCTGCCGGCGCCTCGCACTCCCCCGGTCGTAACGCCGCTCAACAGACGGAGGAAACGCCTTCGCTCCGCTCGGCGCAATCACATCGAGGCTATCGTTCGAACCAAGGATGATGATGGCCGCCGACTCTGGGAGGAGCGAGGCGCGAAGCGCGAGCGGGTTGGGGGCGGGACGGTGATCGGGGGCGAGGTGGGATCGCCGGCAGCGCCCGTCCGGTTCGCGCCGTTTCGGCAGCCTGCGGCGCTTGGCTGAAACGCCGGACGCCCACCATGCGTGCGAGAACCGCGGGCGCCGAGGCGATCCCGCCTCGCCCCCGCGCAGCCCGTCGCGCCTACCGCCTCGCACTCCCCTCAGCACCAGCGGGCGAGCAGCAGCGACAGCGCCATCGCGACGCCGATCGCGACGACGGCGCGGCGCATGAACGTGCGGCCGAGTCGCCGCGCTACCCGGCCGCCGCCGTACCCGCCGAGCACCTGGCCGACGATCATCACGAGCGCATCGGGCCACGCGACTGCACCCTTGGCGACGAAGTAGACGGACGCGATGCCGTTGATGCAGAGGGCGGCGAAATTGCGGAGCCCGATCATGTGATGGATGTCGGTGAAGCCGACGAGGCCGAGGACCGCGAGCGTCATGATGCCGATCCCCGCGCCGAAGTAGCCGCCGTAGATCGCGACGGCGAGCTCGAAAGCGACGACCCACGGCCACGCGTCGAGCGGCGGGACCCCCTGGGTGGACCGGGGGGCACGCGCGGGCCGGAAGCGACGGACGGTCGCGACGATCGGTCCCTGTGCGGCGAAGATCACCGTCGCGAAGAGGATCAACCAGGGCACGAGCGCCGCGAACACGCGCTCCGGCGTCCGCAGCAGGAGGAGCGCCCCGACGAGGCCGCCCGCGAGCGACGGGGGCACGATGAGGAGCATCCAGCGACGGATCGGTCCGAGGTCCCGTCGGAAGGCCGCCATGGCGGCGAGCGCGCCCGGACAGAGCGCGACGGTGTTGGTCGCGTTGGCGACGATCGCGTCGCGTCCGAGCCAGAGGAGGACGGGGAACGAGACGAGCGTGCCGCCGCCCGCGAGAGAGTTGATTGCGCCGGCGACCGCGCCGGCGCCGAAGAGCACGGCGATCTCGAGCGCGCTCAGCGGGGCGTCCTCGCGGGCATCGCACGCAGAGAGCACGCGCGTCCGCCGGTCGCAACCGCGGAGCGAAGCTAGGGAAGCAACGGGGCGAGGAGCGTGCCGCTACTCCTCGCCCCCGCCGTCATCGCCGCGCGCTCCCCCAACGTCATCCCCGACCTCGTCGTCGCCCGGGATGTCGACGCCCTCGATGCCCGCGCCGCCTTCCGGCGCCGCGCCCGCGCCGAGCGCCGCGGCGCCGACCGCCGCCTGCGGGCTCGCCCCCGGCGACGGCTTCGGCGCGTCGCGGAAGTCGGCGCGCTTCTTGTCGATGCGATCGTAGACGTAGGGCTTCACCACGTAGACGAGGCCGCTACCGACCGACGCGACGAACGCCTTGGCATTCGGGTCTCCGGCGGGCTCGGGACCGCGCGCGCCGACCAGCGTGCCGAGCGTCTTGCCGTCGGCGTCCCGCAGGACGACCGTCATGTCCGGCGTGGCGAGCCCGTACTCGCGGAGATCCGTCTTCGGGTCCTCGCTCATGATATCGGTGCCCTTGAAGCCGGCGACGTCGTCGAGAAAGCGCGTCATCGTGGGCTGGCGCTCGGCGCCCTCGCCGGGATCCTCGACGTGCCAGGCGCCGTCGCGCTTGGCGAGCGTGAAGCCGTTTCCGTCCTTGCGGGTGACGGCGATCGCCGCGACCCGGTCCTTTCCGAGGCCGGCGAGGACGGTCTTGTCGCGCAGCGTGTTGACCGGCTTGTCGAGGTTCTTGAGCGCGTAGTCGGGCAGGGTCACGACCGTCGCGAGCTCGGCGCGCTTCGCGTAGATCGCCTTCTTGTTCGGGTCGTCGTCCTTGAAGGCGCCGAGCAGCAGGGTCTTCTGCGCGGCGTCCTTGCCGAGCCACACCGCCACCCGGAGCTGTGGGCTCGTGAGGCCGTATTTCCCGAGATCGGCTGTTGCATCGTCGCTCACGAAGTCCTCGGCGCGCAGCCCGCGGATGCTCGCGAGGAGCGCGCGCATCTCCGCCGGGTCGGCGGGGTAGGCGCCCGGCTGCGTGATGCGCCACGCGTCGCCGTCGCGCTCGGCCGTGATCGTGGCGCCGCCCTTCGTGATCTCGACCTTCCGGACGTCGGGGTCCTCGAAGCCGACGAGGCGCTTGTCGCGGAGATCCTTCACCTGCTTCTTCATGGCGCTCTGGAACGCCATGGTGCCGATGTAGACCTTCGGGTCGTCGCCCTTCTGGAGGTAGGCCGACGAGCCGATCTGGGTCGTCTTGCCGACCTTGATCGGCGGCAGCGAGCCTTCCTTCAGCGAGAGCGTGACCGTCGCTTCGGGGGGCGCCAGGCCGTACGACGCGAGCTTGTCGCCGACGTCGTCGAGCGTGCGGGAGACGTCGGCCTCGGCGATCGCGACCAGCATGTTGTTCACGACCGGGTCGTCGGCGTCGGCGGCGACCGGCTGGGTGAGCCGCCAGTGGCCCTCGGCGCTCTTCTCGAGGACGATCGTACGGTCGGAGTAGGCGAGCGTGATGCCCGTCACGTCGTCTTTCTTCAGCGCGACGAGCTTCTTGGCCTCCGCTTCGCGCTCCTGGCTCGGGCGCTCGACGAACCAGAGGTAGGCGCCGAGCGCGATGAGGACGAGGAAGAGGAGGAGCGTGTTCCGCGGCTTCACTTCGTGCTCCGGCGCCACCACACGGTGAGGCCGAGGAACAACAGGAGCTCGGGAAGCACCAGCACCGACAGGTAGAAGATGCGGCGCGTCTCCGCGGGACCGAGCTGCGCGCGCGACGCCTGGATGGCGCGCGGCCGGATCGAGATCTGCTGCTCCTCGCCGCCGAGCCACGCCATCATGTTGAGCACGAGGTCGCGGTTGAAGAGCTGCCCGAAGAACTGGTTCGACGCGAAGTCGGCGTCGCCGACCACGACGAGCTTCGTTTCGCCTTCCTTGTCGAAGCCCATCTCCTTGTGCTTGCCGGTGACGGCGACGGCGAGCGAGACCGGCCCCTTGATGTCCTTGTCGTCTTGCGCCGCCTCGCCGCGCTTGAAGACGCCCTCGACGTCGCTCTCCGCCCACGCCGACGGGCTCGACTTGACGATTTCGATCGCGCTCACGCCCGGCTTGCCGGCGGCGTCGGCTTGGACCGCGCGCGCCATCGGGAAGATCGTACGCTCGGTGAAGCCCTGCGTGATGGGGTGCGTGCCGTACGTCGAGGCGAGGATCTGGAGCCCGAGTGCCGGGCCCTGGAAGAGGCGCACGACCTGGTCGACCACGACCGTGTCGGTCAGCTTCACGCCCCACGGCTGCAGGAGCTCGCCGAGCTGCTGGCCGCGCGACGGCGGCACCAGGAAGAGCGCCGACCCGCCCTTTTTCAGGTACTCGCGGATCTGCGTCACCTCGTGGTCGAAGAGGGGGCGCTCGGTCGCCGCGATCACGAAGATGCTGCACTCGGCCGGCACCGACGCCTCGCTCGCGAGCAGCACCTTGCGGGTATCGTAGTTCTCGTTGCGGAGCGCGTCTTGCAGCGCCGAGGCGCCGCGCGCGTCGCGGTTCTCGGGGTCGGCCTCGCCGTGGCCGTCGAGGAAGCAGACCATCTTCTTGGTGCCGGCGGTCGCCTTGATGAGCCCGTTGGTGATCGACTCCTCGCTGATGTCGCGCGTGACCGTCGCGGTGCGCTTGTCCTCGCCGGCGGGATCGCCGTACTCGATGAAGAGGAACGGGATCTCGGTGACCTTGTAGCGTTCCGCGAGGTCGCGATCCTT
This portion of the Deltaproteobacteria bacterium genome encodes:
- a CDS encoding redoxin domain-containing protein; translation: MPTARGCRVLLALFALWLPAAGCAVHAGEPGARALEAGVPPPGPGHLHALLLNGGGRKEINYRSHLHHIRRAWEILREDGVPVENITMFSADGADPAPDLAIRENDDARGFWILPQWTQNALRAPITYVDSKVAGVTLVAATKDALRGWFAEAKARLRPGDTLLLYVTDHGEKNDKDLKDNTISLWNDKLSVAELREMLAVLDPGVRVVMLMSQCFSGSFAHVVHPDADATPVGNVCGYFSTTADRRAYGCYPENRGKDGIGHSHHFLEAVAGLDRFPAAERSVLVTDRTPDIPNTTLDVFLAARLAKAAHAAGGQGATSGAAPVRAANPGAAPEAPDATASPSPVPDEATTVYADELLAEAWRDRGAWEPDLRLLDRIGASFGTFSPRSLGELEEQARVLPEFSSRLATYAERWNQAFDALKIEIVREFVREHPAWKTRLEGPAVKSLDADGRRKTLHDLLADLVPFASADSARHARLKLLKRKAADASAASYRAEVRLGAVLRLRTHLTSMAGRVYMTTRATPEERASYERLAACEDLALGGKVDADAPAALASGESFPPLAEERRLVEELMPAYMGIYFRPLDATQRKKWSTSEGAVAVMTVNPDSPAKAAGLQVGDVILGPPGAPFTEPTQVREWTMRSEIGVDYELATLRDGVARTVTLRPGPYPLELPKLPGPPKVGSLAPTMDLDVIRGEDQLAKDRPDLLYFWATWCVICKHALPEIMAYAKERHADLIAITDEDPELVRRFLADQKEPFPEIVAIDKHRVTFQGYGVSGTPSFVIVDPDGVVRLYQTGYTLDGGLHVDGWTFDGRKRAAAESPAPAPARKP
- a CDS encoding DNA mismatch repair protein MutS → MTPRAEYEARLRARRSERAALAARIERVSYLRMAAFGAGLVLLFLAFDFRLVPRWLVWLPAIGFAGLVVAHQRARRAERRVARAVRFYELGVARLDHAFAGQGVAGERFLDPAHPYAADLDLFGRGSLFELLCTARTQAGEETLARWLLTPAAPAEVRARQHAVGELRARLDLREAITLLGEDVRGVVDPAALAAWATAAPWRPAALERGLAAALPVLTCAAVAAWDLGALGPWPMLLAGAAQIAFALRMRARVLPAIRHAAQPAVHLALLADLLAELERATFEAPGLVALRTAITSAGEAPSRRIARLQRLVNLLDAHRNQVFAIVSFALLWRTNFALAIESWRAESGPAVPRWLAAIGELEALLALASHAFEHPDDPFPELVAAFPRFDGAGIGHPLIPEERCVRNDLHLDDGCRVLIVSGSNMSGKSTLLRTVGVNVVLALAGAPVRARRLVLTPFAVGAAIRITDSLQDGTSRFYAEVKRLSRIVDLGAGPLPLLFLLDEILSGTNSHDRAIGAEAIVRTLAARGALGLVTTHDLALARIADGLGAPAANVHFEDHLEDGQMCFDYTMRPGVVTRSNALALMRAVGLEV
- a CDS encoding sulfite exporter TauE/SafE family protein; the encoded protein is MAVLFGAGAVAGAINSLAGGGTLVSFPVLLWLGRDAIVANATNTVALCPGALAAMAAFRRDLGPIRRWMLLIVPPSLAGGLVGALLLLRTPERVFAALVPWLILFATVIFAAQGPIVATVRRFRPARAPRSTQGVPPLDAWPWVVAFELAVAIYGGYFGAGIGIMTLAVLGLVGFTDIHHMIGLRNFAALCINGIASVYFVAKGAVAWPDALVMIVGQVLGGYGGGRVARRLGRTFMRRAVVAIGVAMALSLLLARWC
- a CDS encoding DUF4340 domain-containing protein translates to MKPRNTLLLFLVLIALGAYLWFVERPSQEREAEAKKLVALKKDDVTGITLAYSDRTIVLEKSAEGHWRLTQPVAADADDPVVNNMLVAIAEADVSRTLDDVGDKLASYGLAPPEATVTLSLKEGSLPPIKVGKTTQIGSSAYLQKGDDPKVYIGTMAFQSAMKKQVKDLRDKRLVGFEDPDVRKVEITKGGATITAERDGDAWRITQPGAYPADPAEMRALLASIRGLRAEDFVSDDATADLGKYGLTSPQLRVAVWLGKDAAQKTLLLGAFKDDDPNKKAIYAKRAELATVVTLPDYALKNLDKPVNTLRDKTVLAGLGKDRVAAIAVTRKDGNGFTLAKRDGAWHVEDPGEGAERQPTMTRFLDDVAGFKGTDIMSEDPKTDLREYGLATPDMTVVLRDADGKTLGTLVGARGPEPAGDPNAKAFVASVGSGLVYVVKPYVYDRIDKKRADFRDAPKPSPGASPQAAVGAAALGAGAAPEGGAGIEGVDIPGDDEVGDDVGGARGDDGGGEE
- a CDS encoding GldG family protein, translating into MGSRSTSLFGLWGIVLLAFGLVAYAVAPAASGYVLVHVGLGLLLLVLYLTASRESLSTFLGERSTKYGANAVAYSLIFVAILVALNYLAARHNHRFDLTKENVFSLSSQSTNVLSTIDKAGKPVTVYAFTEGGMDPIIDDLLDSYKNASNNFSYRMVDPVKDRDLAERYKVTEIPFLFIEYGDPAGEDKRTATVTRDISEESITNGLIKATAGTKKMVCFLDGHGEADPENRDARGASALQDALRNENYDTRKVLLASEASVPAECSIFVIAATERPLFDHEVTQIREYLKKGGSALFLVPPSRGQQLGELLQPWGVKLTDTVVVDQVVRLFQGPALGLQILASTYGTHPITQGFTERTIFPMARAVQADAAGKPGVSAIEIVKSSPSAWAESDVEGVFKRGEAAQDDKDIKGPVSLAVAVTGKHKEMGFDKEGETKLVVVGDADFASNQFFGQLFNRDLVLNMMAWLGGEEQQISIRPRAIQASRAQLGPAETRRIFYLSVLVLPELLLFLGLTVWWRRSTK